One window from the genome of Streptomyces cadmiisoli encodes:
- a CDS encoding VOC family protein produces the protein MVHVLSSRTLLRPADPERSRAFYGEQLGLAVHREFGTGPERGTVYFLGGGFLEVSGRSDPVGQPPSQAVRLWLQVEDVAAAHDELRAKGVGIVRPPLREPWGLIEMWIADPDGTPIVLVEVPADHPLRYRPGI, from the coding sequence ATGGTGCATGTTCTGAGCAGCCGGACCCTGCTCCGCCCCGCCGACCCCGAGCGGTCACGGGCCTTCTACGGCGAACAGCTGGGCCTCGCCGTCCACCGCGAGTTCGGAACGGGGCCGGAGCGCGGCACCGTCTACTTCCTCGGCGGGGGCTTCCTGGAGGTCTCGGGCCGGTCCGACCCCGTCGGACAGCCGCCGTCCCAGGCCGTCCGGCTCTGGCTCCAGGTCGAGGACGTGGCGGCGGCCCACGACGAGCTGCGCGCCAAGGGCGTCGGCATCGTGCGACCGCCGCTGCGCGAGCCGTGGGGGCTCATCGAGATGTGGATCGCGGACCCGGACGGCACCCCGATCGTGCTGGTGGAGGTGCCCGCGGACCATCCGCTCAGGTACCGGCCCGGAATCTGA
- a CDS encoding GNAT family N-acetyltransferase, whose product MDTAAHAVTGLTFRDATDSDVETLVALIESAYRGDSSRAGWTTEADILQGQRTDPEGVRAVIKASDSRLLTVERDGEVVACCQLEHRGDHVYFGMFAVSPLLQGAGLGKVIITEAERQARSVWGATQMHMTVISVREDLIAWYERRGYRRTGRMTPFPYGDERFGIPQRDDLQFELLVKELDGA is encoded by the coding sequence ATGGACACCGCCGCCCACGCCGTGACCGGACTGACCTTCCGTGATGCCACGGACAGCGACGTGGAGACACTGGTCGCGCTGATCGAGTCGGCCTACCGGGGCGACTCCAGCCGGGCCGGGTGGACCACCGAGGCCGACATCCTCCAGGGGCAGCGGACCGACCCGGAGGGCGTGCGGGCCGTGATCAAGGCGTCCGACAGCAGACTGCTGACGGTGGAGCGGGACGGCGAGGTCGTCGCCTGCTGCCAGCTGGAGCACCGCGGCGACCACGTCTACTTCGGGATGTTCGCGGTCAGCCCGCTGCTGCAGGGTGCCGGACTCGGCAAGGTGATCATCACCGAGGCGGAGCGGCAGGCCCGGTCGGTCTGGGGCGCGACACAGATGCACATGACCGTGATCTCGGTGCGCGAGGACCTCATCGCCTGGTACGAGCGGCGCGGCTACCGCCGTACGGGACGGATGACGCCGTTCCCGTACGGCGACGAGCGCTTCGGCATCCCGCAGCGCGACGACCTCCAGTTCGAGCTGCTGGTCAAGGAGCTCGACGGGGCGTGA
- a CDS encoding glycerophosphodiester phosphodiesterase, whose amino-acid sequence MNFLTIGHRGVMGVEPENTLRSFVAAQQAGLDVIELDLHLSKDGALVVLHDTDVDRTTDGTGPVAEMTLAELRALDAGRGERIPVFEEVLDAVKVPLQTEIKDVAAARALAAVVHERNLVERIEVSSFHDEAVAEIARLVPGVRTALIGSRYGSDIVERATAAGAATVCLNIRRLTLEIVEHARAEGLRIIGWVVNTQEHLRLVRALELDGATTDYPEIKRTGRFTA is encoded by the coding sequence TTGAACTTCCTCACCATCGGTCACCGCGGAGTCATGGGTGTCGAACCCGAGAACACCTTGCGTTCCTTCGTCGCAGCCCAGCAGGCGGGCCTCGACGTCATCGAACTCGATCTTCATCTGAGCAAGGACGGCGCCCTCGTCGTGCTGCACGACACGGACGTGGACCGGACCACCGACGGCACCGGCCCGGTCGCCGAGATGACCCTCGCCGAGCTGCGCGCGCTGGACGCGGGCAGGGGCGAGCGGATCCCCGTGTTCGAGGAGGTCCTGGACGCCGTCAAGGTGCCCCTCCAGACCGAGATCAAGGACGTGGCCGCCGCGCGGGCGCTGGCGGCGGTCGTCCACGAGCGGAACCTGGTCGAACGGATCGAGGTGTCCTCGTTCCACGACGAGGCCGTCGCCGAGATCGCCCGGCTGGTCCCCGGGGTGCGGACCGCGCTGATCGGCAGCCGGTACGGCAGCGACATCGTGGAACGCGCCACCGCGGCCGGGGCGGCGACCGTCTGCCTCAACATCCGCCGGCTCACGCTCGAGATCGTGGAGCACGCGCGCGCGGAGGGCCTGCGGATCATCGGCTGGGTGGTGAACACGCAGGAGCACCTGCGGCTGGTCCGCGCCCTGGAACTGGACGGCGCGACGACCGACTACCCCGAGATCAAACGCACCGGCCGGTTCACCGCGTGA
- a CDS encoding DUF6421 family protein, whose protein sequence is MTEILVQGHVGERVSPDVRVVEHPSWLVLKNTVEEIRPWQSKDGSIDFDAEGAPAAADAERAVSRIAQAVEDLSPLVAHDGAYHTALVKDLRRWADEGFGVPDFLDSLLAFQPAADRRDGLQHLVVFPMYTQNGNPDRNLEAVVLRMVWPDWLAELERTRYDNPLFCGITFEDFTAGYDTNSAVLFPETIAVREAPERFSWGGIFCDREAARFRRVTASAVDLLGLELPEDIAAMVHDQKRSEEAFVLWDMVHDRTHSHGDLPFDPFMIKQRQPFWMYGLEELRCDLTAFKEAVKLAEEGVPQARDVQYAVLFDRMFRFPVTGERVRNYDGLGGQLLFAYLHKHDVVRWTDNRLSIDWQRAPQVTNQLCAEIEKLYRDGIDRPKLVHWFAGYQLVSGYLAPHPGSKWAKGPEALDLTLPPRKLVDDVLPDEFPLSMFYEALSKKLKNVIASTKGITADTAERVAA, encoded by the coding sequence ATGACGGAAATTCTTGTGCAGGGGCATGTGGGGGAGCGGGTTTCTCCCGATGTCAGGGTGGTCGAGCATCCGTCATGGCTCGTCCTGAAGAACACCGTGGAAGAGATCCGGCCCTGGCAGTCGAAGGACGGATCGATCGACTTCGACGCCGAGGGTGCCCCGGCCGCCGCGGACGCCGAGCGCGCCGTGAGCCGCATCGCGCAGGCCGTGGAGGACCTCTCGCCGCTCGTCGCGCACGACGGCGCCTACCACACGGCCCTGGTCAAGGACCTGCGCCGCTGGGCCGACGAGGGCTTCGGCGTGCCCGACTTCCTCGACTCGCTGCTCGCCTTCCAGCCGGCGGCGGACCGCCGGGACGGCCTCCAGCACCTGGTCGTCTTCCCGATGTACACGCAGAACGGCAACCCGGACCGCAACCTCGAGGCGGTCGTGCTGCGCATGGTCTGGCCCGACTGGCTGGCCGAGCTGGAGCGCACCCGCTACGACAACCCGTTGTTCTGCGGCATCACCTTCGAGGACTTCACGGCCGGCTACGACACGAACTCCGCCGTGCTGTTCCCCGAGACCATCGCCGTGCGCGAGGCACCGGAGCGGTTCAGCTGGGGCGGTATCTTCTGCGACCGCGAGGCCGCCCGCTTCCGCCGGGTCACCGCGTCCGCGGTCGACCTGCTCGGCCTGGAGCTGCCCGAGGACATCGCCGCGATGGTCCACGACCAGAAGCGCAGCGAAGAGGCCTTCGTGCTCTGGGACATGGTCCACGACCGCACCCACAGCCACGGCGACCTGCCCTTCGACCCCTTCATGATCAAGCAGCGCCAGCCGTTCTGGATGTACGGCCTGGAGGAGCTGCGCTGCGACCTCACCGCCTTCAAGGAGGCCGTGAAGCTGGCCGAGGAGGGCGTCCCGCAGGCCCGTGACGTCCAGTACGCGGTGCTGTTCGACCGCATGTTCCGCTTCCCCGTCACCGGAGAGCGGGTGCGCAACTACGACGGCCTCGGCGGTCAGCTGCTGTTCGCCTACCTGCACAAGCACGATGTCGTCCGCTGGACCGACAATCGGCTCAGCATCGACTGGCAGCGCGCCCCGCAGGTGACCAACCAGCTGTGCGCCGAGATCGAGAAGCTGTACCGGGACGGCATCGACCGCCCCAAGCTCGTGCACTGGTTCGCCGGCTACCAGCTGGTCTCCGGCTACCTCGCCCCGCACCCGGGCTCCAAGTGGGCCAAGGGTCCGGAGGCACTGGACCTGACCCTGCCGCCGCGCAAGCTCGTCGATGACGTGCTTCCGGACGAGTTTCCGCTGAGCATGTTCTATGAGGCGCTGTCCAAGAAGCTGAAGAACGTGATTGCCTCGACCAAGGGCATCACGGCGGACACCGCCGAGCGGGTCGCCGCGTGA
- a CDS encoding SDR family NAD(P)-dependent oxidoreductase, producing the protein MRNGALSGAVIAVAGAGGPAGRATLLRLADAGAIVVASDNDPERLAEAVDAASFEHGGATVVGDTVDLLDRQASQDWANRIEKDFGHVDGLVHLVGGWRGSETFTKTSLDDWDFLELLLVRTVQHTSLAFHEALQRSERGRYVLISAAGASRPTAGNAAYAAAKAAAEAWTLALADYFRKAGGAQGPTSAAAILVVKALVHEAMRAERPNAKFAGFTDVDDLAQAIVGIWDKPAAELNGNRLWLTEKP; encoded by the coding sequence ATGCGGAACGGTGCTCTCAGTGGTGCGGTGATCGCGGTGGCCGGCGCGGGCGGACCCGCGGGGCGGGCGACGCTGCTGCGGCTGGCCGACGCCGGTGCGATCGTGGTCGCCTCGGACAACGACCCGGAGCGGCTGGCCGAGGCCGTGGACGCGGCGAGCTTCGAGCACGGCGGAGCCACCGTGGTCGGCGACACCGTCGACCTGCTCGACCGGCAGGCGTCCCAGGACTGGGCCAACCGCATCGAGAAGGACTTCGGCCACGTCGACGGCCTGGTCCACCTCGTCGGCGGCTGGCGCGGCAGCGAGACCTTCACGAAGACGAGCCTGGACGACTGGGACTTCCTGGAACTGCTGCTCGTCCGCACCGTGCAGCACACCTCCCTCGCCTTCCACGAGGCGCTGCAGCGCAGCGAGCGCGGCCGCTACGTCCTGATCAGCGCGGCTGGTGCCAGCCGGCCGACCGCGGGCAACGCCGCCTACGCGGCCGCCAAGGCCGCCGCCGAGGCGTGGACACTGGCTCTGGCGGACTACTTCCGCAAGGCCGGGGGCGCGCAGGGTCCGACGTCGGCGGCTGCGATCCTGGTGGTGAAGGCGCTGGTGCACGAGGCGATGCGAGCCGAGCGGCCCAACGCGAAGTTCGCGGGCTTCACCGACGTCGACGATCTGGCCCAGGCCATCGTCGGTATCTGGGACAAGCCCGCCGCCGAACTGAACGGAAACCGTCTGTGGCTGACCGAGAAGCCGTGA
- a CDS encoding threonine aldolase family protein — protein MNTPRTDARRHHDPDVRGFASDNYAGAHPEVLAALSLANGGHQVAYGEDAYTDNLQRIIRSHFGATAEAFPVFNGTGANVVALQAVTDRWGAVICAESAHINVDECGAPERVGGLKLLTVATPDGKLTPELIDRQAYGWDDEHRAMPQVVSITQSTELGTLYTPDEIRAICEHAHARGMKVHLDGSRIANAAASLNVPMRTFTNAVGVDILSLGGTKNGALFGEAVVVINQDAVRHMKHLRKLSMQLASKMRFVSVQLEALLARDLWLRNARHSNEMAQRLAEGVRAVHGVEILHEVQSNAVFARLPHDVSERLQKRFRFYFWDEAAGDVRWMCAYDTTEEDVDAFVAALKEEMAR, from the coding sequence GTGAACACCCCGAGGACCGACGCGCGTCGCCACCACGACCCGGACGTCCGCGGTTTCGCCAGTGACAACTACGCCGGGGCGCATCCGGAGGTTCTCGCGGCCCTGTCCCTCGCCAACGGCGGTCACCAGGTCGCCTACGGCGAGGACGCGTACACGGACAACCTCCAGCGGATCATCCGCAGCCACTTCGGCGCCACGGCCGAGGCCTTCCCGGTCTTCAACGGCACCGGCGCGAACGTCGTCGCGCTCCAGGCGGTCACGGACCGGTGGGGCGCGGTGATCTGCGCCGAGAGCGCCCACATCAACGTCGACGAGTGCGGGGCGCCGGAGCGGGTCGGCGGACTCAAGCTGCTGACCGTGGCCACCCCGGACGGCAAGCTCACGCCCGAGCTGATCGACCGGCAGGCCTACGGCTGGGACGACGAGCACCGCGCGATGCCGCAGGTCGTCTCGATCACCCAGAGCACCGAGCTCGGCACGCTCTACACGCCCGACGAGATCCGTGCGATCTGCGAGCACGCCCACGCGCGCGGCATGAAGGTCCACCTGGACGGCTCGCGCATAGCCAACGCCGCCGCGTCCCTGAACGTGCCGATGCGCACCTTCACCAACGCCGTCGGTGTCGACATCCTCTCCCTCGGCGGCACCAAGAACGGTGCCCTGTTCGGTGAAGCGGTCGTCGTCATCAACCAGGACGCCGTCCGGCACATGAAGCATCTGCGCAAGCTGTCCATGCAGCTCGCCTCGAAGATGCGCTTCGTGTCGGTGCAGCTGGAGGCGCTGCTCGCCCGCGACCTGTGGCTGCGCAACGCCCGTCACTCCAACGAGATGGCCCAGCGCCTCGCCGAGGGGGTCCGCGCCGTGCACGGCGTCGAGATCCTGCACGAGGTGCAGTCCAACGCCGTCTTCGCCCGCCTGCCGCACGACGTCAGCGAGCGCCTTCAGAAGCGGTTCCGCTTCTACTTCTGGGACGAGGCCGCCGGGGACGTCCGCTGGATGTGCGCCTACGACACGACCGAGGAGGACGTGGACGCGTTCGTGGCCGCGCTCAAGGAGGAGATGGCACGCTAG
- a CDS encoding B3/B4 domain-containing protein yields the protein MAFPLTVSDEVAALAPGFTHVAVEAHGLVNGPSTGASAALLDDAARRLAVRLDGRAPHEDPHLAAWRETYTAFGAKPSRTRNSAEALARRALTGAGLPRINVLVDLYNAVSVAHLVPVGGEDIDRIAGSMRLVRATGDEDFVTVDGGQEVVEHPEPGEVIWCDDAGVTCRRWNWRQGPRTRLTEETVSGIFLLESLAPMPVAELVSAAGELAELLEKFSPGARIAVHPPAPARTPPPR from the coding sequence ATGGCTTTCCCACTCACCGTGTCCGATGAGGTGGCCGCACTCGCGCCGGGCTTCACCCACGTCGCCGTCGAAGCGCACGGACTCGTCAACGGGCCGAGCACCGGGGCGAGCGCGGCACTCCTGGACGACGCGGCCCGCCGGCTCGCCGTTCGTCTCGACGGACGCGCCCCGCACGAGGACCCGCACCTGGCCGCCTGGCGGGAGACCTACACGGCGTTCGGGGCCAAGCCGTCCCGCACCCGCAACTCCGCGGAGGCGCTGGCCAGGAGGGCCCTCACCGGCGCCGGACTGCCCCGGATCAACGTACTCGTGGACCTGTACAACGCCGTCAGCGTCGCCCACCTCGTCCCGGTCGGCGGCGAGGACATCGACCGGATCGCCGGCTCGATGCGCCTGGTGCGGGCCACGGGCGACGAGGACTTCGTCACGGTCGACGGCGGACAGGAGGTCGTCGAGCACCCCGAACCCGGCGAGGTGATCTGGTGCGACGACGCGGGTGTGACGTGCCGCCGCTGGAACTGGCGGCAGGGTCCGCGCACCAGGCTCACCGAGGAGACCGTCTCCGGGATCTTCCTGCTGGAGAGCCTGGCACCGATGCCGGTCGCCGAACTGGTGAGCGCGGCCGGTGAACTCGCCGAGCTGCTGGAGAAGTTCAGCCCCGGCGCCCGTATCGCCGTGCACCCGCCCGCCCCGGCACGGACCCCGCCGCCGCGGTGA